A genomic stretch from Streptomyces sp. QL37 includes:
- a CDS encoding GNAT family N-acetyltransferase — translation MTGWYLEQTSPADLAPAALPADGVTVARSEIPLPEFSRFLYTAVGADVRWTDRLDHTYAQWRAFLERPGVETWVAYENGTPAGFIELDAQEDGAVEITYFGLIPAFRGRRIGGHLLSYGVARAWDLAERHPERTPTKRVWLHTCSDDGPHAMDNYLRRGFRLFDTETEQELQVAHPGPWPGAHA, via the coding sequence ATGACCGGCTGGTATCTGGAACAGACGTCGCCCGCCGACCTGGCCCCCGCCGCCCTCCCCGCGGACGGAGTGACGGTGGCGCGTTCGGAGATACCGCTGCCGGAGTTCAGCCGGTTCCTCTACACAGCGGTGGGCGCGGACGTCCGGTGGACCGACCGGCTGGACCACACCTACGCGCAGTGGCGGGCCTTCCTGGAGCGGCCGGGGGTCGAGACCTGGGTGGCCTACGAGAACGGGACCCCCGCGGGGTTCATCGAGCTCGACGCCCAGGAGGACGGGGCCGTCGAGATCACCTACTTCGGCCTGATCCCGGCGTTCCGGGGCCGCCGGATCGGCGGCCACCTGCTGTCGTACGGCGTGGCGCGCGCCTGGGACCTCGCGGAGCGCCATCCGGAGCGGACCCCCACCAAGAGGGTGTGGCTGCACACGTGCTCCGACGACGGCCCGCACGCGATGGACAACTATCTGCGGCGTGGATTCCGGCTGTTCGACACGGAGACCGAGCAGGAACTCCAGGTCGCCCACCCCGGCCCCTGGCCCGGCGCGCACGCCTGA